One window of the Anticarsia gemmatalis isolate Benzon Research Colony breed Stoneville strain chromosome 21, ilAntGemm2 primary, whole genome shotgun sequence genome contains the following:
- the RpS27 gene encoding ribosomal protein S27, translating to MPLAIDLLHPSPASEKRKHKLKRLVPHPNSYFMDVKCPGCYKITTVFSHAQRVVVCAGCSTILCQPTGGRARLTEGCSFRRKQH from the exons ATGCCg CTCGCAATTGATTTACTGCATCCTTCTCCCGCGTCGGAGAAAAGGAAACACAAGTTGAAGAGGCTGGTGCCACATCCGAACTCATACTTCATGGATGTCAAGTGCCCTGGCTGCTACAAAATCACAACGGTTTTCAGTCACGCGCAAAGGGTGGTCGTATGTGCAGGATGCTCAACGATCCTTTGCCAGCCCACCGGTGGTCGTGCTAGATTAACGGAGG gatGTTCGTTTAGGAGAAAACAACATTAA
- the Polr2F gene encoding RNA polymerase II subunit RpII18: MADEEYEAEDAGADYDDIAEEDDNIEETEEHGEDLQILAAGQAGGGVEKSKRITTRYMTKYERARVLGTRALQIAMCAPVMVELEGETDPLQIAMKELKHGKIPIIIRRYLPDHSYEDWSIDELIIIDH; encoded by the exons ATGGCTGACGAGGAATACGAAGCAGAAGACGCGGGCGCAGATTACGATGATATTGCTGAGGAAGACGATAATATTGAAGAGACTGAAGAACATGGGGAGGATTTACAGATATTAGCCGCTGGACAAGCTGGTGGTGGTGTTGAGAAGTCTAAACGCATTACTACTAGATACATGACGAAATACGAACGAGCTAGAGTATTAG GTACAAGGGCACTACAAATAGCTATGTGTGCACCAGTCATGGTTGAGTTGGAAGGTGAAACAGATCCACTGCAGATAGCTATGAAAGAACTCAAACACGGAAAGATCCCCATCATCATCAGACGATACCTCCCTGACCATTCCTATGAAGACTGGAGCATAGATgaacttattattattgaccATTAG
- the LOC142982385 gene encoding uncharacterized protein LOC142982385 — MWTKGLTLWRFTLCMLFVVSAFAAVARADDDIPSESQCRPYIEKALKELESGDVEPDSAEKNDSSEVSVDDGEDTKEAVSAESGGETAEAGDSAEDDAPSVEIADEPYVSQTSVDDVEGGSDDTDSKEEAAAEADGDSNEEQADEPQDDGDSKEETASADDETAEQESAEDKDETKEDASKEGSDDDSQEVKDDDSKEDEAGSEEAEQEAGDDDKSAEAADASEESKDDDEDKTKEDDGSQEKADESQEETSDKQDDDSQETKDDESKEAESDAESEEKAASVEEKDESGEEKEQSEEQKDESEEQKDESGEQKDESGEEAEPAAEESGETAEDKAESVEEKDSSAEEKDGSEEKQEASVEEAEGGVEEKPQEEESAQDSKEEDGEKSEEAAPEGADEEVETSEDGEPSEDAEASEEGEAEEEQAEPAEEVEEAPEEDLLLTIEIPENLRSRDHITKILRLDEEASEAELTVEKSAEIVLRDLKRLYESSIKPLEGLYKYRDLSNRHFGDPEIFSKPLILFMGPWSGGKSSILNYITGLEFTEWSLRTGAEPSPAYFNILMHGKDPEVLDGTQLAADWTFSGLQKFGQGLEERLRGLKYPSKILEKVNIVEIPGILEVRKQVSRVFPFNDACQWFIDRADIIFLVYDPSKLDVGPETEAILDQLKGRESQTRIVLNKADTVKPEELMRVQSALIWNISPLMSSAQPPVMYTVSLWSMPFEAGAPVRLLQAQERELLRDLRQAIDKRIENKISSARRFAVRVRNHAKMVDCYLTTYYNHKTIFGNRKIIADAIIENPQNYHIYEGLSTLTNISRYDLPDPETYRDFFRLNPLFEFSQLSATCTYFRGCPITRLDVAIAYDLPELVGKYKKMVETATPQGMPKS; from the exons ATGTGGACCAAAGGATTGACGCTATGGAGGTTTACGTTGTGCATGTTGTTCGTGGTGTCAGCATTCGCCGCGGTGGCGAGAG CTGACGACGACATACCATCTGAATCACAATGCCGGCCATACATCGAAAAAGCTCTTAAAGAGCTCGAGTCAGGAGATGTGGAAccag ATTCCGCCGAAAAAAACGACAGTAGCGAAGTAAGTGTTGACGACGGAGAGGATACGAAAGAAGCTGTTTCGGCAGAAAGCGGGGGTGAAACAGCCGAAGCAGGGGACAGTGCGGAAGACGATGCGCCATCTGTGGAGATCGCAGACGAGCCGTACGTCTCTCAAACATCCGTCGATGACGTCGAAGGTGGATCTGATGACACTGATTCTAAGGAAGAAGCCGCGGCTGAAGCCGACGGAGACAGTAACGAAGAACAAGCTGACGAGCCCCAGGATGATGGAGACAGCAAAGAGGAGACGGCATCTGCTGATGATGAAACAGCTGAACAAG agAGTGCAGAAGACAAAGACGAAACAAAAGAGGATGCCTCCAAGGAAGGATCCGATGACGACAGCCAAGAAGTAAAGGATGACGACAGCAAAGAAGACGAGGCTGGCAGTGAAGAGGCTGAACAAGAAGCAGGAGACGATGACAAATCTGCTGAAGCTGCCGATGCATCTGAGGAGAGCAAAGATGACGATGAAGATAAGACAAAAGAAGACGATGGATCTCAAGAAAAGGCTGATGAATCTCAGGAAGAGACAAGTGATAAACAAGACGATGACTCTCAAGAAACTAAAGATGACGAATCTAAAGAAGCAGAATCCGACGCCGAATCCGAGGAGAAGGCTGCATCCGTAGAAGAAAAAGACGAGTCTGGAGAAGAAAAAGAACAATCTGAGGAACAGAAAGATGAATCGGAAGAACAAAAAGATGAATCAGGAGAACAAAAAGATGAATCAGGTGAAGAAGCAGAACCAGCAGCAGAAGAATCAGGAGAAACAGCTGAAGACAAAGCTGAGTCGGTAGAAGAAAAGGACTCGTCAGCAGAAGAGAAAGATGGATCTGAAGAAAAACAAGAAGCATCCGTTGAAGAAGCGGAAGGAGGGGTAGAAGAAAAACCACAGGAAGAGGAATCTGCTCAAGACAGCAAGGAGGAAGATGGTGAAAAGTCGGAAGAGGCGGCCCCCGAAGGTGCTGATGAAGAAGTTGAAACTTCAGAAGATGGTGAACCTTCAGAAGACGCTGAAGCTTCAGAAGAAGGAGAGGCAGAAGAAGAACAAGCTGAACCTGCTGAAGAAGTAGAAGAAGCACCCGAGGAAGATTTGTTGCTT ACTATCGAAATTCCCGAAAATCTGAGATCTCGTGACCACATCACCAAAATTTTGAGGTTAGACGAGGAAGCAAGCGAAGCTGAATTAACCGTTGAGAAGTCAGCTGAAATTGTTCTCAGGGATCTGAAGAGACTGTACGAGAGTTCTATCAAACCATTAGAAGGTCTTTACAAGTACAGGGATCTTAGCAACAGACATTTCGGTGACCCAGAAATTTTCTCCAAACCATTGATTCTGTTCATGGGACCGTGGAGCGGCGGAAAATCTAGTATTTTGAACTACATCACTGGTCTCGAATTCACCGAGTGGTCCCTTAGAACCg GGGCGGAACCATCACCAGCATACTTCAACATTCTTATGCACGGCAAAGATCCGGAGGTATTGGACGGAACTCAATTGGCAGCTGACTGGACTTTCTCGGGACTTCAGAAATTCGGACAGGGACTGGAAGAGCGGCTGAGGGGTCTGAAATACCCAAGCAAGATCCTTGAAAAG GTTAACATCGTAGAAATTCCCGGAATATTGGAAGTGAGGAAGCAGGTATCGCGAGTATTCCCCTTCAACGACGCCTGCCAATGGTTCATTGATCGCGCCGACATCATCTTCTTAGTGTATGATCCTTCCAAATTGGATGTAGGTCCCGAGACCGAAGCTATACTCGACCAACTCAAAGGCAGGGAGTCTCag ACACGCATCGTGCTGAACAAGGCGGACACCGTGAAGCCGGAGGAGTTGATGCGCGTGCAGAGCGCGTTGATCTGGAACATCTCTCCGTTGATGAGCTCAGCGCAACCGCCGGTCATGTACACGGTTTCGCTGTGGTCGATGCCCTTCGAGGCGGGCGCACCGGTCCGCCTACTGCAAGCCCAGGAGCGCGAGCTGCTGAGGGACTTGCGACAAGCTATTGACAAGCgcattgaaaacaaaatatctagCGCTAGGAGATTCGCT GTTCGCGTAAGAAACCACGCGAAGATGGTCGACTGTTATCTGACCACTTATTACAACCACAAAACAATATTCGGCAACAGGAAGATCATCGCTGATGCTATTATTGAGAATCCTCAGAATTACCACATCTACGAGGGTCTTAGCACATTAACTAACATTTCCAG GTACGACTTGCCAGACCCCGAGACGTACCGGGATTTCTTCCGGTTGAATCCCCTTTTCGAGTTCTCGCAGCTGTCGGCGACATGCACGTACT